The following proteins come from a genomic window of Vibrio vulnificus NBRC 15645 = ATCC 27562:
- the rtxC gene encoding RTX toxin-activating lysine-acyltransferase RtxC codes for MSITHQPANLTLAQMQQMIGGVMLLSQHSPLHRRYVVAEWQQRILPAFELNQFCYYEDEHGRPIAFCNWAFVSEQIRDELLSGVREISPSDWRSGQHIYIPEMIAPFGHGREVVNDLRRRVFLPWKGQKVCTVRGKVDAQNDRCIRKIQWFSI; via the coding sequence ATGTCTATTACACATCAACCAGCAAATCTCACATTAGCGCAAATGCAACAGATGATAGGTGGTGTCATGCTGCTCAGCCAGCACTCGCCCCTTCATCGCCGATACGTGGTTGCAGAATGGCAGCAGCGTATTTTGCCAGCTTTTGAGCTAAACCAGTTTTGCTACTACGAAGATGAGCACGGACGCCCAATTGCATTTTGTAATTGGGCGTTTGTCTCTGAGCAGATCCGAGATGAGCTGTTATCTGGAGTGCGTGAAATATCTCCATCCGACTGGCGTTCAGGCCAGCATATCTACATTCCAGAGATGATTGCTCCATTCGGGCATGGCAGAGAGGTCGTTAACGATCTTCGTCGCCGTGTATTTTTACCGTGGAAAGGGCAGAAGGTCTGCACTGTCCGCGGCAAAGTGGATGCTCAAAATGATCGCTGTATCAGAAAGATACAGTGGTTTTCTATTTAA